A single Musa acuminata AAA Group cultivar baxijiao chromosome BXJ2-1, Cavendish_Baxijiao_AAA, whole genome shotgun sequence DNA region contains:
- the LOC135598224 gene encoding protein ATAF2-like, which yields MEPIDLVPSGYRFLPTAEELLVDYLANWVAGAPLPGSAVAFADVYGTELWNLLGSDRQEGYFIAERKPKNSGSSRVDRKAGNGSWTLYKKQEPVKSMVGGREMVVGRKSCLSFNDGRRKNSGWTMYEFEMSFLASSSSSVDLGGEQNCTDDAFFARELEALLMSDDTDTATTTIPKASPPGLVDLLSMPDDTRNDSTTVADVSSSSSSINLVACEQMYSTDDDFFASLEQVHALLMSDDTIPALVMFGTNTDSTTVAAASSSSSIDIVECEQTEIIDDNDDDFLQRIEALMKSDDTPIDSTMTWWLDP from the exons ATGGAGCCCATCGACCTCGTACCGAGCGgctacaggttccttcccacggcggaggaactcttggttgactacctcgccaactgggtcgccggcgcacccctccctggcagcgctgtcgccttcgcggacgtctacggcaccgagctGTGGAATCTTCTCGGCAGCGATCGGCAGGAGGGCTATTTCATTGCGGAAcgcaagcccaagaacagcggcagctcgcgcgtcgatcgaaaggccggcaacggttcttggactctgtacAAAAAGCAAGAACCCGTCAAGTCCATGGTCGGTGGGCGCGAGATGGTGGTCGGGCGAAAGAGCTGCCTTTCTTTCAACGATGGCCggcggaagaactccgggtggacgatgtacgagttcgagatgt cattcttggcttcgtcttcgtcgtcggtcgatcttggcggtgagcagaactgcaccgacgatgcGTTCTTCGCCAGAGAGCTTGAAGCCTTGCTgatgtcggatgacaccgacacagccACGACTACCATCCCCAAGGCCTCACCGCCAGGCCTTGTCGATCTTCTCTCgatgcccgatgacactcggaatgattcgaccacggtcgcagatgtttcctcctcatcgtcgtcgATAAACTTGGTTGCATGTGAGCAGATGTACAGCACCGACGATGACTTCTTCGCGAGCCTGGAACAGGTCCATGCCTTgttgatgtccgatgacacgatTCCAGCCTTGGTGATGTTTGGCACCAACACTGATTCAACCACGGTCGCAGCGGCTTCGTCGTCATCATCGATCGACATTGTTGAGTGTGAGCAGACGGAGATCATAGATGATAATGACGACGACTTCCTGCAAAGGATTGAAGCCCTCATGAAGTCCGATGACACCCCTATTGATTCGACTATGACCTGGTGGTTGGATCCATAG